A genomic segment from Coccinella septempunctata chromosome 3, icCocSept1.1, whole genome shotgun sequence encodes:
- the LOC123309558 gene encoding uncharacterized protein LOC123309558 isoform X2: protein MHQQTRGWILFSLLVSSSIVSTLSYPNIIPTHEMQSGFLPSNLPSDMPQLPSQRQDRKFAEKPNAIKKVALDDLSNDLETNQISDGNGEGFSWSNLLSMLMQMIFNPGTATGPNKSDSLDDNSVAPSPWANLLAAGLKILTAILGGGASSEGIDKVDNGGSPMQGILAGVLTAVMGGRDPQQVNALAKQAGEFVNILVNLLNALKTSFSHRSIMARNIGRRDSMSEAAVAGITMMKGYVKSVNALSVPCQQKTICEANRECAMDIGQSSLFCHLGNYAASYMIDRTSSTGFSVLYEAGRRGRAGDNCHQTYQECRQA, encoded by the exons ATGCATCAACAAACGAGAGGATGGATATTATTCAGTCTGTTAGTTTCGAGTTCCATAGTAAGCACACTCTCCTACCCCAACATCATACCCACACATGAAATGCAGAGCGGTTTTCTACCTTCAAACCTACCATCAGATATGCCGCAACTTCCATCGCAGAGGCAAGACAGAAAATTCGCGGAAAAACCTAATGCCATCAAGAAAGTAGCATTAGACGACCTCAGCAACGATTTGGAAACAAATCAGATTTCAGATGGAAACGGAGAGGGATTTTCGTGGTCCAACTTGTTGA GCATGCTCATGCAGATGATCTTCAATCCTGGTACCGCCACTGGTCCCAACAAATCAGACAGTTTAGACGACAATAGCGTGGCACCATCTCCTTGGGCTAACCTTTTAGCTGCAGGCCTTAAGATCTTAACCGCCATCTTGGGTGGTGGAGCTAGCTCCGAGGGTATCGACAAAGTAGACAATGGTGGTTCACCCATGCAG GGTATTCTGGCTGGAGTGCTTACCGCAGTTATGGGAGGCAGGGACCCACAGCAGGTGAACGCTTTAGCTAAACAAGCTGGTGAG TTCGTGAACATCCTCGTGAACCTACTCAACGCCCTGAAGACCTCCTTCTCGCATAGATCCATCATGGCCAGAAACATCGGTAGGAGAGACTCTATGAGCGAAGCAGCAGTAGCTGGTATAACCATGATGAAGGGATACGTAAAATCGGTCAATGCATTGAGCGTTCCTTGCCAACAGAAGACCATCTGTGAGGCCAACAGGGAATGCGCCATGGACATTGGACAATCTTCACTCTTCTGTCATCTTGGAAA CTATGCCGCCAGTTACATGATTGACAGAACCAGTTCAACAGGATTCAGCGTGTTGTACGAAGCCGGTAGGAGAGGTAGGGCAGGTGATAACTGCCACCAAACCTACCAAGAGTGTCGCCAAGCCTGA
- the LOC123309558 gene encoding uncharacterized protein LOC123309558 isoform X3, which translates to MHQQTRGWILFSLLVSSSIVSTLSYPNIIPTHEMQSGFLPSNLPSDMPQLPSQRQDRKFAEKPNAIKKVALDDLSNDLETNQISDGNGEGFSWSNLLSFINSTPLTGMLMQMIFNPGTATGPNKSDSLDDNSVAPSPWANLLAAGLKILTAILGGGASSEGIDKVDNGGSPMQFVNILVNLLNALKTSFSHRSIMARNIGRRDSMSEAAVAGITMMKGYVKSVNALSVPCQQKTICEANRECAMDIGQSSLFCHLGNYAASYMIDRTSSTGFSVLYEAGRRGRAGDNCHQTYQECRQA; encoded by the exons ATGCATCAACAAACGAGAGGATGGATATTATTCAGTCTGTTAGTTTCGAGTTCCATAGTAAGCACACTCTCCTACCCCAACATCATACCCACACATGAAATGCAGAGCGGTTTTCTACCTTCAAACCTACCATCAGATATGCCGCAACTTCCATCGCAGAGGCAAGACAGAAAATTCGCGGAAAAACCTAATGCCATCAAGAAAGTAGCATTAGACGACCTCAGCAACGATTTGGAAACAAATCAGATTTCAGATGGAAACGGAGAGGGATTTTCGTGGTCCAACTTGTTGA GCTTTATCAACAGTACCCCTCTTACAGGCATGCTCATGCAGATGATCTTCAATCCTGGTACCGCCACTGGTCCCAACAAATCAGACAGTTTAGACGACAATAGCGTGGCACCATCTCCTTGGGCTAACCTTTTAGCTGCAGGCCTTAAGATCTTAACCGCCATCTTGGGTGGTGGAGCTAGCTCCGAGGGTATCGACAAAGTAGACAATGGTGGTTCACCCATGCAG TTCGTGAACATCCTCGTGAACCTACTCAACGCCCTGAAGACCTCCTTCTCGCATAGATCCATCATGGCCAGAAACATCGGTAGGAGAGACTCTATGAGCGAAGCAGCAGTAGCTGGTATAACCATGATGAAGGGATACGTAAAATCGGTCAATGCATTGAGCGTTCCTTGCCAACAGAAGACCATCTGTGAGGCCAACAGGGAATGCGCCATGGACATTGGACAATCTTCACTCTTCTGTCATCTTGGAAA CTATGCCGCCAGTTACATGATTGACAGAACCAGTTCAACAGGATTCAGCGTGTTGTACGAAGCCGGTAGGAGAGGTAGGGCAGGTGATAACTGCCACCAAACCTACCAAGAGTGTCGCCAAGCCTGA
- the LOC123309558 gene encoding uncharacterized protein LOC123309558 isoform X4, which yields MHQQTRGWILFSLLVSSSIVSTLSYPNIIPTHEMQSGFLPSNLPSDMPQLPSQRQDRKFAEKPNAIKKVALDDLSNDLETNQISDGNGEGFSWSNLLSMLMQMIFNPGTATGPNKSDSLDDNSVAPSPWANLLAAGLKILTAILGGGASSEGIDKVDNGGSPMQFVNILVNLLNALKTSFSHRSIMARNIGRRDSMSEAAVAGITMMKGYVKSVNALSVPCQQKTICEANRECAMDIGQSSLFCHLGNYAASYMIDRTSSTGFSVLYEAGRRGRAGDNCHQTYQECRQA from the exons ATGCATCAACAAACGAGAGGATGGATATTATTCAGTCTGTTAGTTTCGAGTTCCATAGTAAGCACACTCTCCTACCCCAACATCATACCCACACATGAAATGCAGAGCGGTTTTCTACCTTCAAACCTACCATCAGATATGCCGCAACTTCCATCGCAGAGGCAAGACAGAAAATTCGCGGAAAAACCTAATGCCATCAAGAAAGTAGCATTAGACGACCTCAGCAACGATTTGGAAACAAATCAGATTTCAGATGGAAACGGAGAGGGATTTTCGTGGTCCAACTTGTTGA GCATGCTCATGCAGATGATCTTCAATCCTGGTACCGCCACTGGTCCCAACAAATCAGACAGTTTAGACGACAATAGCGTGGCACCATCTCCTTGGGCTAACCTTTTAGCTGCAGGCCTTAAGATCTTAACCGCCATCTTGGGTGGTGGAGCTAGCTCCGAGGGTATCGACAAAGTAGACAATGGTGGTTCACCCATGCAG TTCGTGAACATCCTCGTGAACCTACTCAACGCCCTGAAGACCTCCTTCTCGCATAGATCCATCATGGCCAGAAACATCGGTAGGAGAGACTCTATGAGCGAAGCAGCAGTAGCTGGTATAACCATGATGAAGGGATACGTAAAATCGGTCAATGCATTGAGCGTTCCTTGCCAACAGAAGACCATCTGTGAGGCCAACAGGGAATGCGCCATGGACATTGGACAATCTTCACTCTTCTGTCATCTTGGAAA CTATGCCGCCAGTTACATGATTGACAGAACCAGTTCAACAGGATTCAGCGTGTTGTACGAAGCCGGTAGGAGAGGTAGGGCAGGTGATAACTGCCACCAAACCTACCAAGAGTGTCGCCAAGCCTGA
- the LOC123309558 gene encoding uncharacterized protein LOC123309558 isoform X1 — protein sequence MHQQTRGWILFSLLVSSSIVSTLSYPNIIPTHEMQSGFLPSNLPSDMPQLPSQRQDRKFAEKPNAIKKVALDDLSNDLETNQISDGNGEGFSWSNLLSFINSTPLTGMLMQMIFNPGTATGPNKSDSLDDNSVAPSPWANLLAAGLKILTAILGGGASSEGIDKVDNGGSPMQGILAGVLTAVMGGRDPQQVNALAKQAGEFVNILVNLLNALKTSFSHRSIMARNIGRRDSMSEAAVAGITMMKGYVKSVNALSVPCQQKTICEANRECAMDIGQSSLFCHLGNYAASYMIDRTSSTGFSVLYEAGRRGRAGDNCHQTYQECRQA from the exons ATGCATCAACAAACGAGAGGATGGATATTATTCAGTCTGTTAGTTTCGAGTTCCATAGTAAGCACACTCTCCTACCCCAACATCATACCCACACATGAAATGCAGAGCGGTTTTCTACCTTCAAACCTACCATCAGATATGCCGCAACTTCCATCGCAGAGGCAAGACAGAAAATTCGCGGAAAAACCTAATGCCATCAAGAAAGTAGCATTAGACGACCTCAGCAACGATTTGGAAACAAATCAGATTTCAGATGGAAACGGAGAGGGATTTTCGTGGTCCAACTTGTTGA GCTTTATCAACAGTACCCCTCTTACAGGCATGCTCATGCAGATGATCTTCAATCCTGGTACCGCCACTGGTCCCAACAAATCAGACAGTTTAGACGACAATAGCGTGGCACCATCTCCTTGGGCTAACCTTTTAGCTGCAGGCCTTAAGATCTTAACCGCCATCTTGGGTGGTGGAGCTAGCTCCGAGGGTATCGACAAAGTAGACAATGGTGGTTCACCCATGCAG GGTATTCTGGCTGGAGTGCTTACCGCAGTTATGGGAGGCAGGGACCCACAGCAGGTGAACGCTTTAGCTAAACAAGCTGGTGAG TTCGTGAACATCCTCGTGAACCTACTCAACGCCCTGAAGACCTCCTTCTCGCATAGATCCATCATGGCCAGAAACATCGGTAGGAGAGACTCTATGAGCGAAGCAGCAGTAGCTGGTATAACCATGATGAAGGGATACGTAAAATCGGTCAATGCATTGAGCGTTCCTTGCCAACAGAAGACCATCTGTGAGGCCAACAGGGAATGCGCCATGGACATTGGACAATCTTCACTCTTCTGTCATCTTGGAAA CTATGCCGCCAGTTACATGATTGACAGAACCAGTTCAACAGGATTCAGCGTGTTGTACGAAGCCGGTAGGAGAGGTAGGGCAGGTGATAACTGCCACCAAACCTACCAAGAGTGTCGCCAAGCCTGA